From one Gallionella capsiferriformans ES-2 genomic stretch:
- a CDS encoding DUF494 family protein, whose translation MFEILMYLFESYIDAGSYPAPDKLSRKLSAAGFEGEDIDEALNWLSALREQNSDSYPVVLAHSGMRFFAELEFSLIGAEARQFLLFAEQQKMITAIEREIIIDRALALQQKDLGLDKLKLIMLIVLWDRHHDLSPLLVEELLVPITSTQLH comes from the coding sequence ATGTTCGAAATCCTGATGTACCTGTTTGAAAGCTATATCGATGCGGGCAGCTATCCGGCACCGGATAAACTGTCGCGCAAACTTTCTGCCGCCGGTTTCGAGGGCGAGGACATCGACGAAGCACTGAATTGGCTGTCCGCGTTGCGCGAGCAAAATTCCGACAGCTATCCTGTGGTTCTGGCGCATTCCGGAATGCGTTTTTTTGCCGAACTGGAATTTTCCCTGATCGGCGCCGAGGCGCGTCAGTTCCTGCTGTTCGCTGAACAGCAAAAGATGATTACGGCCATCGAACGCGAGATCATCATTGATCGCGCACTGGCGCTGCAACAAAAAGACTTAGGGCTGGACAAGCTAAAACTGATCATGCTGATCGTGCTGTGGGATCGTCACCATGACTTAAGCCCGCTGCTGGTCGAAGAGTTGCTCGTCCCGATCACTTCCACTCAATTACACTAA